From the genome of Longimicrobiaceae bacterium:
TGCTCGCGCGCGCGCTGACCGGCGGCATCCGCTTCTACCGGCGCGCCATCTCGCCGCTCATGCCGCCGTCGTGCCGCTTCTACCCCACCTGCTCGGCATACGGGCTGGAGGCGATCGAGCGGTACGGCGCCGGGCGCGGCACGTGGCTCACGGTGCGGCGGCTGGCGCGGTGCCACCCCTTCTGCAAAGGGGGGTACGACCCGGTGCCGCTCCCCCCGGCCGATTCGCCGCGGGCGTAGGCCGCCCTGCATCTCCCGGCTCGTCCCCGACACTTCTCACGGATTGAACGCATAGATGGAAAAGCGGATCCTGCTGGCGCTGGTCATGGCGATGGGCGTGATGCTCGCCACCAACTGGCTGTTCCCCCCCAAGCGCCCCGTGGCCGACGCGCCTCCGGCCGCCGTCGCCGCCGCGGCCGCGCGCGCGACCAACGCCGGCCCCGCGCAGGCCATGCCCGCCGTCCCGGCGCAGACGGTGA
Proteins encoded in this window:
- the yidD gene encoding membrane protein insertion efficiency factor YidD, with the protein product MTGGIRFYRRAISPLMPPSCRFYPTCSAYGLEAIERYGAGRGTWLTVRRLARCHPFCKGGYDPVPLPPADSPRA